From a region of the Verrucomicrobiia bacterium genome:
- a CDS encoding NAD(P)-dependent oxidoreductase, with product MKLLLTGPTGFIGSAFVRLALSRGHEIAGLLIPAEDIPASLPPNPNLHWLRGTLEQAPWREIEAFGPEACIHMAWITTPGMYLESPENDRFRDASLSFLRRMPEAGARYLLGLGSCIEYQIGSEPLSEERTPLFPTTRYARCKNQLRLALERDAGDFGFGWARVFYPYGPGEHPSRLCSSIAQKFERGEKVLLKTPSSTKDYIFIEDLAAALLAVVENKVRGPINVGTGTGSSVREIAGRLACLMGKPRLVEEADPPEPDPFPFVVADATKLRSLGWEPQFTMEQGLKRLVEVLMRS from the coding sequence ATGAAGCTGCTGCTGACCGGGCCAACCGGCTTTATTGGTTCGGCTTTTGTCCGCCTGGCCCTGAGTCGTGGACACGAGATCGCCGGCCTGCTTATTCCTGCTGAAGACATTCCCGCGTCACTGCCGCCAAATCCCAACCTGCACTGGCTCCGCGGGACCCTCGAACAAGCCCCTTGGCGAGAGATTGAGGCCTTTGGCCCGGAGGCCTGCATTCACATGGCCTGGATCACCACGCCCGGTATGTACCTCGAATCGCCCGAAAACGACCGCTTCCGTGATGCCAGCCTCAGTTTCCTGCGCAGGATGCCCGAGGCCGGCGCCAGATACCTGCTCGGCCTGGGCTCGTGCATTGAATACCAGATCGGCAGCGAGCCCCTCTCCGAAGAGCGCACCCCTCTTTTCCCTACGACCCGCTATGCGCGTTGCAAGAATCAACTCCGCCTCGCCCTCGAAAGGGATGCCGGCGATTTCGGCTTCGGCTGGGCCAGGGTTTTCTATCCCTATGGCCCGGGAGAGCATCCCTCCCGGCTCTGCAGTTCGATTGCCCAAAAGTTCGAGCGCGGCGAGAAGGTCCTGCTCAAAACTCCATCGAGCACCAAGGATTATATTTTCATTGAGGATTTGGCGGCCGCCCTTCTCGCAGTCGTTGAGAACAAAGTCCGTGGCCCGATCAACGTTGGGACCGGGACCGGCTCTTCCGTGCGTGAAATCGCCGGTCGGCTGGCATGCCTGATGGGAAAACCCCGCCTGGTCGAAGAAGCGGACCCGCCGGAACCGGACCCCTTCCCGTTCGTGGTGGCGGACGCCACAAAACTGCGCTCGCTTGGCTGGGAACCTCAGTTCACGATGGAGCAAGGATTGAAACGACTCGTGGAAGTCTTGATGAGGTCATGA
- the thiC gene encoding phosphomethylpyrimidine synthase ThiC encodes MSQTSTLPSSREPLPRSRRIYISGKIHPSVQAPLREVGMSAVGKSNGAPAPAQYVRLYDCSGPWGDPAFEGDVLHGLPPLRRRWILDRADVEEVEPSYRPIPGRSDAPLPPSLRRKALRARSGNVVTQLEYARRGMITPEMEFIALRENLGRERPASGFSKPMPGYRPLGGESFGAAIPEQITPEFVRAEVARGRAIIPANINHPESEPMIIGRNFLVKINANIGNSAVASSIEEEVEKMRWASKWGADTVMDLSTGKNIHETREWILRNSPVPIGTVPIYQALEKVDGKAEELTWEIYRDTLIEQAEQGVDYFTVHAGVLLRYVPLTARRVTGIVSRGGSIMAKWCLAHHQESFLYTHFREICEVMRAYDVSFSLGDGLRPGSIADANDEAQFAELRTQGELTKIAWEMGCQVMNEGPGHIPMHLIKENMDKQLAWCDEAPFYTLGPLTTDIAPGYDHITSAIGAAMIGWYGCAMLCYVTPKEHLGLPNKKDVKDGVIAYKIAAHAADLAKGHPSARQRDDALSQARFEFRWEDQFNLSLDPVTAREFHDETLPQEAAKVAHFCSMCGPHFCSMKITEEVRQYAASQGLSDAAAIQHGLEEKAQEFLEKGAEVYNPG; translated from the coding sequence ATGAGCCAGACCAGCACGCTGCCTTCCAGCAGGGAACCCTTGCCTCGTTCGCGCAGGATTTACATCTCAGGCAAAATCCATCCCTCCGTCCAGGCCCCTTTGCGCGAGGTGGGCATGAGCGCCGTCGGCAAAAGCAACGGCGCGCCTGCACCCGCTCAATACGTGCGCTTGTACGATTGCTCGGGCCCCTGGGGCGACCCCGCATTCGAAGGCGATGTTCTTCACGGCCTGCCGCCGCTGCGCCGGCGCTGGATTCTGGACCGCGCCGATGTCGAGGAGGTCGAGCCCTCCTATCGGCCCATCCCCGGGCGTTCCGATGCGCCCTTGCCACCCTCACTGCGCCGCAAAGCCCTTCGGGCGCGCAGCGGCAACGTCGTTACCCAACTCGAATATGCCCGCCGGGGAATGATCACGCCCGAAATGGAATTCATTGCCCTGCGCGAGAACCTCGGACGCGAACGTCCGGCCTCTGGCTTCTCGAAGCCGATGCCGGGTTATCGTCCGCTGGGCGGTGAATCGTTCGGGGCCGCTATCCCGGAACAAATCACGCCGGAATTTGTGCGGGCCGAAGTCGCCCGCGGCCGTGCCATCATCCCCGCCAACATCAACCATCCCGAATCCGAGCCGATGATCATTGGGCGCAATTTCCTGGTAAAAATAAACGCCAACATCGGCAACTCGGCGGTGGCGTCGAGCATCGAGGAGGAGGTCGAAAAGATGCGCTGGGCCTCCAAATGGGGCGCCGACACCGTGATGGACCTTTCCACGGGCAAAAACATCCACGAAACCCGCGAATGGATTCTACGCAATTCACCCGTGCCCATCGGCACCGTTCCCATTTACCAGGCGCTCGAAAAGGTCGATGGCAAGGCCGAGGAATTGACCTGGGAGATTTACCGGGACACGCTGATCGAGCAGGCCGAACAAGGGGTGGATTATTTCACAGTGCATGCGGGCGTCCTGCTGCGCTATGTGCCGCTAACGGCGCGCAGGGTAACGGGCATCGTGTCGCGCGGCGGCTCGATTATGGCCAAGTGGTGTCTGGCCCATCACCAGGAGAGCTTTCTCTACACCCACTTCCGCGAGATTTGCGAGGTCATGCGCGCTTACGACGTGAGCTTCAGTCTCGGCGATGGCCTCCGCCCCGGGTCGATTGCCGATGCCAACGACGAGGCCCAATTCGCCGAACTGCGCACGCAGGGTGAGTTGACGAAGATAGCGTGGGAAATGGGCTGCCAGGTCATGAACGAGGGTCCGGGCCATATCCCCATGCACCTGATCAAAGAGAACATGGACAAGCAACTCGCCTGGTGCGATGAGGCCCCGTTCTATACCCTCGGCCCCCTCACGACTGATATCGCGCCCGGCTACGACCATATCACCAGCGCCATCGGCGCCGCGATGATCGGCTGGTACGGCTGCGCCATGCTCTGCTATGTGACCCCCAAAGAGCACCTGGGCTTGCCCAACAAAAAGGATGTCAAAGACGGAGTCATTGCCTACAAAATCGCCGCCCATGCCGCAGACCTTGCCAAAGGGCATCCTTCCGCCCGCCAGCGCGATGACGCCTTGAGCCAGGCCAGGTTCGAGTTCCGCTGGGAAGACCAGTTTAACCTCAGCCTCGACCCGGTCACAGCGCGCGAGTTTCACGATGAAACTCTGCCCCAGGAAGCGGCCAAGGTCGCCCATTTCTGCAGCATGTGCGGCCCGCATTTCTGCTCGATGAAGATCACCGAGGAGGTGCGCCAATACGCCGCCTCCCAGGGCCTCAGCGACGCCGCCGCCATCCAGCATGGCCTTGAAGAAAAGGCCCAGGAATTCCTCGAAAAAGGCGCCGAAGTTTACAATCCCGGCTAA
- the rfbC gene encoding dTDP-4-dehydrorhamnose 3,5-epimerase: MKFFMTTLPSVWRLELELREDDRGFLARTYCENEFSARALNTRWPQTNLTLTKKRGMLRGMHYQADPKPETKLISCTAGAIFDVLVDIRPKSSSFGRWEAFELTAANRSCLYVPGGFAHGFQCLTDDCEVFYMMSDFYFPDMARGLRWNDPQVAIQWPIPNPVVSERDKNLALLEEIAKGKER, translated from the coding sequence ATGAAATTCTTTATGACCACCTTGCCCAGTGTTTGGCGGCTCGAACTCGAATTGCGCGAGGATGACCGCGGATTCCTGGCGCGCACTTACTGTGAAAATGAGTTCAGCGCCCGCGCCCTGAACACCCGCTGGCCCCAGACCAATCTGACGCTTACCAAAAAACGCGGAATGCTCCGCGGAATGCACTACCAGGCTGACCCTAAGCCGGAGACAAAACTGATTAGCTGCACAGCCGGCGCCATCTTCGACGTGCTGGTCGATATCCGACCCAAGTCCTCCTCCTTTGGTCGCTGGGAGGCCTTTGAACTCACAGCCGCAAATCGCTCCTGCCTTTATGTCCCGGGAGGTTTCGCCCACGGCTTCCAGTGCCTCACCGATGACTGCGAGGTCTTTTACATGATGTCGGATTTCTATTTCCCCGACATGGCGCGCGGGTTGCGCTGGAACGATCCGCAGGTCGCAATTCAATGGCCTATCCCTAACCCGGTCGTGTCCGAGCGTGACAAAAATCTCGCGCTGCTTGAAGAGATAGCAAAGGGCAAAGAACGATGA
- the rfbF gene encoding glucose-1-phosphate cytidylyltransferase — translation MKVVIFCGGLGTRLREETEFRPKPMVPIGERPILWHIMKTYAHFGHKDFVLCLGYKGDVIKEYFRNYHWNTSDVTLKLGPRPQIKYHNQHGEEDWSVTLVDTGQATMTGGRLKRVLRFIDEDNFLVTYGDGLTNSNINDSIAFHRAQGKMVTITAVRPAGRFGDLEIAGDTVTAFKEKAEEQTGFINGGFFVMNKRIGDYLTGDKCVLEQEPLNRLAAEGQIAAYCHAGFWQCMDTFREQQLLANLWNSGHAPWKVW, via the coding sequence ATGAAAGTCGTTATTTTTTGTGGTGGTTTGGGCACCCGCCTGCGCGAGGAGACGGAGTTTCGTCCCAAACCGATGGTGCCCATCGGCGAGCGGCCAATCTTGTGGCATATCATGAAGACTTACGCCCACTTCGGGCATAAGGATTTTGTCCTGTGCCTCGGGTACAAGGGCGACGTTATAAAAGAGTACTTCCGGAATTATCATTGGAACACCAGCGACGTGACGCTGAAGCTGGGGCCGCGGCCACAAATCAAGTACCACAACCAGCATGGCGAGGAGGACTGGAGCGTCACGCTGGTAGATACCGGCCAGGCCACCATGACAGGCGGCCGGCTCAAGCGTGTCCTGCGCTTTATTGATGAGGACAATTTTCTGGTCACCTATGGCGACGGTCTCACCAACAGCAACATCAACGACTCAATTGCCTTTCACCGCGCCCAGGGCAAAATGGTGACCATCACGGCCGTCCGCCCCGCCGGGCGGTTCGGTGATTTGGAAATCGCGGGTGATACTGTCACGGCTTTTAAGGAAAAGGCCGAGGAACAAACGGGATTTATCAACGGCGGTTTCTTTGTCATGAACAAACGAATCGGGGATTACCTCACCGGCGACAAATGCGTTCTGGAGCAGGAACCGCTCAACCGCCTGGCGGCTGAGGGCCAAATTGCGGCCTATTGCCACGCCGGTTTCTGGCAATGCATGGACACCTTCCGCGAGCAGCAGCTCCTGGCCAATCTTTGGAATAGCGGTCATGCCCCTTGGAAGGTCTGGTAA
- a CDS encoding class I SAM-dependent methyltransferase, with protein sequence MSLSFQCRSCGSPHGTLILDLGVQPLANNLLREQDLLKPEPKFPLRLALCQTCWLLQILDLVPPVQLFSEYLYFSSFSDVALRHAREAQARYVKEFALDKNSLVVEVASNDGYLLQYFGAAGVPCLGIEPAANIAKVATQKGIETLVEFFGQHLARSLAQKGRQADLILGNNVFAHAPNPNDFVAGLAALLKPRGRIILEFPYAADFIEKSEFDTIYHEHVFYFSLTALEPLFRRHGIETYHVEQLRIHGGSLRLFAGHAGAHARQRSVEQLLTQEKRKGMDAPAYYEGFAQRVLELKRSLLDLLLQARQQGKSIAAYGASAKGSTLLNFFGLDKAALEFVADRSTYKQGRLTPGTHIPIVPAERLLERRPDYTLLLTWNFADEILEQQSAYREKGGKFIIPIPAVSVV encoded by the coding sequence ATGAGCCTTTCATTCCAATGCCGTTCCTGCGGCAGCCCGCACGGCACATTAATCCTCGACCTCGGTGTCCAGCCTCTCGCCAATAACCTCCTGCGCGAACAAGACCTCCTCAAACCGGAGCCCAAGTTCCCGCTGCGCCTGGCCCTCTGCCAGACCTGCTGGCTGCTCCAGATTCTCGACCTTGTCCCGCCCGTCCAGCTTTTCTCCGAGTATCTCTATTTCTCGTCGTTTTCGGACGTGGCATTGCGCCATGCCCGCGAGGCGCAAGCTCGCTATGTGAAGGAATTTGCCTTGGACAAGAACAGCCTGGTGGTCGAGGTGGCCAGCAATGACGGCTACCTGCTGCAGTATTTCGGCGCAGCCGGTGTTCCCTGCCTGGGCATCGAACCGGCAGCCAATATCGCCAAGGTCGCCACCCAAAAGGGCATCGAGACGCTTGTCGAGTTTTTCGGCCAACACCTTGCCCGCAGCCTTGCCCAAAAGGGGCGGCAGGCGGATTTAATCCTGGGCAACAATGTCTTTGCGCATGCGCCAAATCCGAACGATTTCGTGGCCGGCCTCGCGGCCTTGCTCAAGCCGCGCGGGCGCATCATCCTGGAATTCCCCTATGCAGCGGATTTCATCGAGAAGAGCGAGTTCGATACGATTTATCACGAGCACGTTTTTTACTTCAGCCTGACGGCGCTCGAACCGCTCTTCCGCCGCCATGGCATCGAGACTTATCATGTCGAGCAGTTGCGGATTCACGGCGGGTCCCTGCGGCTGTTTGCCGGCCATGCCGGCGCTCACGCGAGGCAACGCTCGGTCGAGCAGTTGCTGACCCAGGAGAAGCGCAAGGGCATGGACGCTCCGGCTTACTACGAAGGTTTTGCGCAACGTGTGCTGGAACTCAAACGATCGCTCCTGGACCTGCTGCTCCAGGCCCGCCAGCAAGGCAAATCCATTGCCGCCTATGGCGCCTCGGCCAAAGGGAGCACCTTGCTCAATTTCTTCGGCCTGGACAAAGCGGCGCTGGAATTTGTGGCGGACCGCAGCACCTATAAACAGGGCCGGCTGACACCCGGCACGCATATACCCATTGTGCCAGCGGAACGGCTGCTCGAACGGCGCCCGGATTACACGCTGCTGCTGACCTGGAACTTCGCTGATGAAATTCTCGAGCAACAAAGCGCTTATCGGGAAAAAGGCGGGAAATTCATCATCCCCATCCCAGCCGTCTCGGTCGTGTGA